cagcccccccagaaccctctgccagccccacaggccctctgccctgccccacagcccccgTGCTCACGGGGCGCAGCTCGCCGCGGTCCAGCTTGCGGCGGTACAGGAGGATGGCGTGAACCACGTTCCCGGCGCGCGCCGCctggatggggctgggggtcaCGTACAGGAAATCCTGCGGGACACGGCGCTCCATGAGGATGGGGGGTCCTGGGGTGCGGTCACACAGCGCTGGGCACCCCCAGACCCCTACCATGGCGTAGTAGTTGCTGTTGACCATGATGGGGCTGCGGCCGCGCAGGTAGATGTATTCCTCCCACCAGTCACTGACCTGTGGGGATGAGGTGGGAATGGgatgtggtgggatggggatcGGATGTGATGGGAATGGAGAGGGGAATGGAAATAGAGATGGGATGAGATAGAAGTAGGATAGAGATGGGATGGAGATAGGATGGAGATGAGATAAAAGTGGGGCTGGAGACGGGATAGAGATGGGATGGAATAGAGATGGGATGGAGATAGGATGGAGATGAGATAAAAGTGGGGCTGGAGACGGGATAGAGATGGGATGGAATagagatgggatggagatgggatggaggtgggatggggatgggggacagGACCCCCCCTGACCCAACAGGGCCATTCGGGAGGCCCCAAATCCCCCCTTCTCATGATGATGGATGGGCAGCAGGACTTTGGGCGTGGGTTGGGGACATCATCCATGGTGCTGGATGGGAGGAACCATCACCACGTGTCCATGTCCATGCGGCCATCTGGGGGACACGTGGTGATAGTCACCCCCCAAATCCATTGCCCCTGAGGCTGCGGGTGACTCACATAGTTGGTTGTCCACCAGGACTTGAGGATCAGGTACTTCTGCAGCCGCGGCGCGATCGTCTCCTTGAACTCCTTGGCCAACACCTCCATCTTCTTGTACTTCTCATCGTCCAAGAGTGGCCGCACCGACTCCAGGTACTGCGGGAGGGGGCTCGGGTGACCCCAAacacatcccatcccatccatccccatctcaTTCCATCCCATGCCATCATAGACCCCCCTtctccattcccatcccacCATAGACCCCCCAACCCATCATAGACCCCACGTGCCATCATAgacccccccatcccatcccatcccatcgcTCACGCGGGTGATGGTGGCCTGCACAGGGGGCACAGGCAGTTTGGGCAGTGAGGTCTGGAAGCTGTAGAGCAGCGGCTTGCGGAAGGACATCACCTTCATCATCACCTGCAGGCACACGGAGCGAGAGGAGGAACATGGGTGGCCATACAGCACCCAACACATCCCACCCCGTTACATCCCCGTCCCATCGCATCCCCACCATATCCTATCCCAGTCCCCCCACTTCCCATCTCATCCCCATTCTacccccatcccttcccataCCATCCCATCCttatccccatcccatccccatctccaccCCATCTCATCCCCATGCCATCCTCATCCCTTCCCATTTCGTCCCTTATCACCATCCCATtacatcccatcccatcccaccacaTATCTATTccatcccttccccatcccGTCCCTGCCCCACCCCACCCCAGCCGGGtccatccccatatcccatgtgTGTCCGCGGGCACTGACCATCCAGATGCGGGTGCGGCGGCTGAGGCGGCCATGGGGCTCGAACATCCAGCCGTGGTAGGTGAGGAGCAGGCGCAGGGCACGGCGGAACAGCAGCACCGTGCCCAGCCACACGCCGGTGCCAAACAGCGCCGCGCTCAGCACCGCGTGCCCGTCGGCGCTCAGGAACCGGCTGCGGGGACACGGCATGTGGGGATACCtccatggggctgagctggggggACCCCAGGTGCACCCATGTGGGGCTGAGCCGTGGGGGGAGGCATGGGGGGTGGGATGCGTGGTGTTGGCCCCCAGGGCAATGTCACAGCCCCTGTGACCACGCAGGGTGTTGAGGACACGTGGGTGGGTCCATCGTGCCCATgggctgggacatggggacGGGCtccaccatgggctgcagcacccTGACGTGGGGCTGGTGGGTGCCCCCCACGCCTCTCTATGTCCCCGCTGTCCCCCTATGTCCTTGCATGCCAAtgttcccccttgtccccctgtatccccccatgtccctgcatccccatgtccctccatgtcccccTGTGTTACCCCCTGTCCtcatgtccccatatccccccatgtccccgCGTGTTCCCCTGTAtcctcccatgtccccatatcctCATGTCCCCGTGCCCCAGTGTCACCTCTGGGGCAGGTAGTGCTGGATGTGGGTGATGAGCCCCCGGGAAGGGTCGACCTGGCAGTAGAAGGAGCCGGCGGTGGCCATGACCACGAGCACCCAGCTGGACGGGGAGGCTGGGTACACACCGCTCAGGAACGTGTTCTGCGGGCACAGGGTGGCGGTGATGGGGTGACAATGGGGGTGATGAGGGTGTCAGGGTGATGGGGTGACGAGGTGATGGGGATGATGGTGATGATAGGGGTGACAGTGATGGGGTGTCAGGGTGATGGGATGATAGGGTGATGACAGGGATGGAGTGTCAGGGTATCAGGGTGACGGTGGTGATGGGGCGATGGTGACAGGGGGTGATGGGGTGTCGGGGTACGAGGGTGCCAGGGTCCACACCTTGGCCTGCACGAGGCGCTTCTTCCAGGCGTGCGCGGCGGCGAGGCAGAGCTGCCGCACGGCCTCACGGCTCAGCCGCAGGTCAAGGCCCTCGGGCGTGACCGTGAACTGGAACGCGACGGCCTGGTGGGCCTCCGCCATGGTGCCTgcggcgggagcgcggccgCGTGGGCACGGGGGGGCATGGACCCGCGCACATCCTGCCCCGCACATCCCAACCAACATATCCCACCCCACACATCCCGCCCCACACATCCCGCCCCGCACATCCCGCCCCGCACATCCCGCCCCACGCATCCCGCCCCACGCATCCCAACCAACACATCCCACCCCACACATTGCAGCCCCATGGGCACAGCCCCATTTGTGGACATCCCTGAGGGccccaccccacacccccacTCCACACATCCCAGCCCCAGATATCCCACTCCACAGGCACAGCCCCATGGGCCCAGCCCCACTTATGGACATCCCAGGGGGTCCCACCTCGcacatcccagccccatgggcCTGGCCCCACACAGGGACGCCCCCGGGCACAGGCCTGGCCCCACATGGGCACACGGGGACGCCCCCAGGCCCCCCCGGCACAGGCTCCGGGTTGGCTCCGGTGCCGCCGTCACGCGGCCTTGGCCAAGGGCCCACTGAGGGAAGGGTCAGAGACGGCAGCAGGAGCGGCACACACGGGGACACACACAGGGACACACACAAGGATACACATGGACATATGGACACATACAGGTTCACACAGACACAGGGACACACATGGACATATGGACACACACAGGTTCACATGGACACACGGACGCACAGGGGGCACACACAGGGACACACACAGGGGCACACACAGGAGCACAGGGACACAGACAAGGGCACATGAACGCACACAGGCTCacatggacacagggacacGCAGGGACGCGCAGGGACGCGCACACCCCCCGCACACCCCTCACTCGCAGGCAGCTGCCGGGGCCCTGCCCGCAGCCAAGGACAAGCCCCAGCCCCTTGCCCAGAGCCACACACGGCACAGGGCACACGGCACAGGACACACGGCACATGCTggcacacagcacacagcacagggCGCACAGCACAGGGCACACGCTGTCCTCTGcaccagcacacagcacacGCTGTCCCCAGCAGGGGACCACAGAGCCAGAGGCCCACTGCACTGCATGGTTACACTGCACGGGTTGCACTGCACTGAACCACACTGCCCAGCTGCACCACACTGCACAGCTGCACAGCCACACTGCACTACATGGTGTGCATCACCCTGCACTGAACTAACTACATTATCATTGGATCAACCAGCTTGCAAAAGACTTTTAAcatcatcaggtccaaccattACCTGGTAACCATTACTGCTCTGCACCCCACTGTtacactgcactgcactgcaccaCACCACCCTGCCCTGAAGTGCAGCGCACTGCATGGCACTGCCCTGGCTACACTGCACTGCACGGCACTGCCCCAGCTACACTGCACTGCCCGGCACTAGCCCGGCTAcactgcactgcacagcactgcaaccTGCTGCATGCGATCACCCTGCACTGCACGGGATGGCACTGCAGGGCCTGGCACGGCGCAGGGCAGTGTGGCCCGGCCCCGCACGGCCTGGCAGAGGGTGGCCCTGCCCCGCAGTGCCCTCGGGGTCCCGCAGCGCCCGCACCGCGGCGGTACCGACCCCACCCTCACCCCCCCACCAAGGTCACCGCGGCCGGTCGCGGCCCCGCCGGATCCCGCGGCCCGACCGGGGCCATGGGCGCGGCCTCGGGCCCGGCGCGGGcgggggcgcggggccgggggctcCGGGGGGCGCGATGAGGGGCTCGGGGGGCTCCGGGGGGTCCCTGCAGAGccgcggggcgggccgggccgggccgtgccCGGGGGGGGTCTCGGGGCGCTCCCACGCACACGCCGGGTTCGGGGCAACCCCCGCAGgtccgtgtcccccccccccccaggtcaCCCCCCCCGTGCCCGGTACCTGCTGCGGGGCGCGGGCGCGCGACACCCCGGGCTGCGGGTCCCGGGTAACCGGACACCGGCGGGGCGGGACCGGGCGGCagcgagcggcggcggcggcaccgccCCGGGGAGCGGGCGCGGGGGGGACCCGCAGCGACCGGCCAGGAACCGGCACCCCACAGAGGGATCCGCACCCCGGACAGGACCCCAGGGACACCGGATACCCCTTGGAAGGGACCCGCACCGGGGGGGACCCGCACCCGGAAGAGACTGAGACCCCAGGAGAGACCCACATAGCCTGGGGGGCGGGAACCGCATTTCCCGAGAGGAACCGGCACCCCAAGGATGCAGAACCCCGGGGGGACACCCACAGTTCCCAGGGGGGACCCATATCCCAGAGAAGGGACCGATGCACTGGGGAAGGACCAACATCCCAAGGAGGACCCGCATGCTGCCCCCCTCAGCCATGCTGGGTACATGTATGGCACATGTGCGTGCCCCATCACCCTGCTGCACCCACAGGGGTGCTCTGACCCCCAATGCTGCCCCACAtgtgccaggagcaggaggcCATGGAGAGGGTGAAGCCATGAGCCCCCcattgctgctggtggggaaggCGTCGAGGTGCTGAAGCTCCAGGACCCACATGGGcctgctgccaggagcaggcaggaacaggcaggGCCCCGCAGGgactgggtgctgggggggtccctgctCCCTTTGTGGGGTGTAGAGGCACCTTAGGGTCGCCCCCACCAGACACACACCCCGTGCACCCACTCCCCCTGGAGCACCCATGGGCCGGGTCCCAGTGCTGtgcccatccccatcccctccagccCAGCGCcactgcccagccccagcccctggcaGTGGGGGTCAGAGCTGCTGGGGGGCAGAGCAGTGGCtatggagaaggagaaggcaCCGatcaccaccatcaccaccatcaccatTGTCACCATCGTCACCACCACCATCGCCACGGTGTTTATTGGTCCAAGTCACATTCTGCTGTCGGAGGGGAGAGGGCAAGGAGCAGCCTCTGGTCCCAGTGCAGCCCCTGCACCAGCCTCAGAGGTGTGGGGACGGACATAGAGGGGACACAACAGGCTGCAAGTGgggcccccagcaccccccgcTGGGGGCAGGACACCTCCTTTCCCAGGGGACCTACCGCTCACTGCAGCCCCTGAACCGTTACAGCACCCATTGGGGGGGCCCGCACGGGGGCAGCCCCACTGCAGGGCGGGCAGCACCATCAGAGATGGAGGGCAGCTCCATTGCGGgggggagcagcccctgggggGGACATGGTGGGCGCTCAGCACTGCGCCTTGTGCTGGAAATAGGCCTCAAAGCGGCTCTGAGCATAGTCCTGGGGGGACAGGAGGGGGTCAGGGCTGTGCCCCCCACCCCAACACCCCACACTGAGGGGGGGAGCCCAGGGCAGCGCTCACCAGGTACCCGAACTCGATGGTGGAGATCTTGGCCTGCAGGATGGACCACAGCCCCCAGAAGAAGTGAGAGGCCAAAACGAACCTGCGGGAGAGCGGCCATCACCCCCCGCCCTGCCCCACACACCCCATGGCGGGGGCAGCAGGGTctggggggctgcggggggTCCTCACGCACCGCTGGATCTCGGTGAGCATCTCCTGCTCGATGCGCGCCTGCTCCTCGGGCGACGCGTCCCTGCGGCGCCCCGGGGCCTCCGAGAGGTAGTGACGGATGAAGTGCAGCTGCGGGACAGAGGTGTGGAGCCATGGAATGAGGGGACATGGGATCACGggatcaaccaggttggaaaagcccTTCACACTCATCAAGTCCAccctttaccccagcactgccaaggccaccactaacccacggcactgaggcctcggctacacgggctgtgaacacttgcagggccggtgactccagccctgccctgggcagcctgttccaatgcctgagcaccctctggggaaggaattgttcctcagctccatctaaacctgccctggggcagcttgaggccgtttcctcttgtcccatcccttgttccttgggagcagagaccagccccctcctggctccatcctcctgtcaggcagttgcagagagcgagaaggtcccccctgagccttctcttctccagactaaacccccccaggtccctcagccgttccccatcacacttgtgctccaggccctgcaccagctccggtgcccttctctggccccgctccagcacctcaatgtctctcttgcagtgaggggcccagaactgacccaggattcgaggtgcagcctcaccagtgcccagcacagggggacagtctctgccctggccctgctgccacactggtgctgagccaggccaggatgctggtggcttcttggcttccCAGGCACAAGCTGCTCAGCTCTGTCTATTGACCacccccccaggtccttctccatAAGCAACTTCCCTGgcactcttccccaagcctggagcattggATGGGGTTGGTGTGACCCAAGTGCACTTTGCCTCACTGAACCCCATCCCATTGGCTCATCCCATTGATCGAGGATGAAGCAGGCCCGGATGGATCCCCCGGCTCTACCTGCTGCTCCCGGCTGGGGTAGTTCTCCGGGATAGCCTTGAAGAAGGGCCAGGAATGGTGTGTGTAGTCATAGATCCACTCGCAGAAGTGGTTCCCGATGTCGAAGCCCCTGTGGAAGGGTCCAGATGAGCCGAGTCCTGGCCCCAGCACAGCGGGAACACCGGGAATGCTGCGGGGGCCCCAACCCACCGGTAGTTGTAGCTGCTGTACTCAAAGTCGATGAGCATCAGCTTGTCAGAGGAGGAGGCCTCGCGCCCGGCCAGCAGTAGGACGTTCCCTGTGGGGACATGGGGTCTGGGGGTGTCCCACCAGGAATGCCGGAGCTGGGGGGAACCGCAGCCACTCACCCTCCTGCACGTCGTTGTGGCAGAAGACCACGGGCGATGGGGTGGACTCCAGCAGGTCCCTGTAGATGGGAACGGGGGGGGACACCTCAGCCAGCCACAGGGACATGGGGtcaccagtgccaccagcagTGCCACCGCTGCACGTGGGTGAACAGAGCTTTGGACACAGCTGGGATCCAGGCTTGAGGAGCACAGAACcatggaatgctttgggttggaaaggagcttaagatcatctaattccaacccaatacctcacactagagcaggttgctccaagcccctgtgtccaacctggcctcgaacactgccagggatggggcagccacagcttctctgggaaaagtctgtgccagcgcctcagcaccctcacagggaagagcttctgcctcagatctaTCATGGCAGGGACCCTCCCCCAGGGGTGGGGGGACCCTTCCAAGAGCCGTTCCATGGCGATGTCCACCAAGGACATGGAATGGAAGAGACGAGGGCCAGAGAAGCCAGGTCCCCCCTGGCTCCCATGAGGAGCTCAGGAAGGAGACAGCACCAGTGCGGTGCCACTCACCGGAGGCTCCTCATCTCTGCCTCCAGGTTGTACATCTTGAGCTGGTTGAACTtcttcagctgctcttcctggGGGAAGGTGAGCTCCAAGATCTGCTTCAGGTACCTGGAGGGCAGGAGACAAGcgcggtggtggtggtgggacggacacccctgggtgctgcctcCCCCCCACATCCCCTGCGTCCCCAGTGCAGAGCTGGGATCACCAA
The window above is part of the Strigops habroptila isolate Jane chromosome 3, bStrHab1.2.pri, whole genome shotgun sequence genome. Proteins encoded here:
- the CHKB gene encoding choline/ethanolamine kinase; protein product: MAAGRERGGGGGGAVPVPGGGTEAVPVPVPVPAATRLRAFAWCREFLAGSWKLIAPDEFGIEPVSGGLSNLLYKCWLPERVLSVGDEPRQVLLRVYGAILQGLDSLVLQSVMFAVLAERALGPRLFGVFPEGRLEQYIPSRRLHTEDLRDPDISGEIAVKMSRFHGMVMPFNKEPKWLFGTMERYLKQILELTFPQEEQLKKFNQLKMYNLEAEMRSLRDLLESTPSPVVFCHNDVQEGNVLLLAGREASSSDKLMLIDFEYSSYNYRGFDIGNHFCEWIYDYTHHSWPFFKAIPENYPSREQQLHFIRHYLSEAPGRRRDASPEEQARIEQEMLTEIQRFVLASHFFWGLWSILQAKISTIEFGYLDYAQSRFEAYFQHKAQC